Sequence from the Uloborus diversus isolate 005 chromosome 8, Udiv.v.3.1, whole genome shotgun sequence genome:
gacaacacattcaaaaactggaaaattattttaaaagaaaaaacttttgaagtattttttttcaatgtctttatGTGCatgtttgaagagtttttacaaggggggaggggggtcgagCTGCCTTattatttccgaaaattttacagTCTTCaggaaattttacttgagtctacTATCTCCCCTATGCCACAACCTCTTTGGCTCCCCCCTTAAATACGAGCTtgtcttgaatgtttttttaaattatccatatttcatcaaaaactttcatttgtgAAGTCTAATGATGAATTCATGGAGCTCTTTGAATGTATCTTGAATGTTCAAATAGAGCAACTGGTTAACTTGATCAGCTAATTTGATGATGTCAGTGGTTAGTCATAGAACGTTTTCATGTACGATCAGCTAACTCTATAAGAGCGCACCTGGCTAATCTTTGGGTTAAAAACTGTTTACTCTATTCAAACATAACCACATACATAGGGTTGCTGAGAGTTTAACCAAGCCACAGGGGAAAATTGTGACATACAAGCCTTCACCACACATACCCAAAAAGTTCTTCTATTATCATCCTTTTCCAAGGAGTTTTGTTCCTCCCTGCTCTCCCTCCTTTTCAGTTCTGTGTGTAGTCACTACATTATATAGTGTTTCCCACGGGATTTTTTTAGGAAGGTACTGCGCCCTGACCCTATTAAGCTAACATTTGATGCGCCCTCCTTGCCCCTTAGatgtttaaataaaactttatcaaaagagcaaactGTTTTCGAAATgtaaagattcacacaagcctCGCCTTGAAACATCACTCCCTTGTTTCAATCACTTATCTACTGAACTCTGATTAGGATATAAATCTGAATGTTTTTagcatcatttttaaaactaaatattaaaatgctttcattatttaaaaaataattactataaaaaaaatacttgtatacTATTTCGTATGCATCTAGTACAcctaatatgtttaaaaaaaaccttttctattaCAAAAGCTCTATCAAAAAGTGCTCCATTGAATTAATTCAGAAAAGTGCTCTAATTCAGATAAAAGGGCAATACCATTTTATCTGAAAGCACTCTGTTCCTTTTTTATGACAAATGGGAACTAAAAGGGGGACCAGGTTAGAAGGATCATAAATTTTTGCTTTGGGTATGGGCGAAGGGAAACAATACATATTCTTCCAAGCCCATTGATCGACTCTTCAAAATTGATTTTAGGGTTTTAGATGGAATAAGGAGTGTTCTATTGTTTtacaataacaatattttaactacaaTAAGTATTAGTGCTCATTCCCCCCACCCACTAgtagcaagggtgcaccccctcccAAAACCTCAAGCCCctcaaaacagcaaaaaaaaaaaaaaaccccaaaattaCCTTTTGAGTGGAATTTTTGGTCTTAAGCACCTTCATATGGTTATAAATACCATAGCAGTAAAGGCTTGCACTAGAtatttcaaattgttagccagtaaattagtcaaatttaaaaaatatattagccgAATTTTAAAAGTCTTAGCTAAAGACTGATTTCAACAAATCAGAGAACAAAGTTTAATTTTGGAAAGTATTCAATCAGTTTCACTTGAGACTTATGTTTTAAAGATGCCGTGCATACATTCATCATATATTAGTTTGGCGAGGTTTATTTTCTTTAGTGGAATTTTTATCAATCTTATGATAGAATTTTGAAGATAGTGTTTTTTTCTGtagaatttttgaagaatttcctattcgccaaaTCAGAGTTCGCTGActgaatttacatttttttcacatttggTGCAGTGGCCAATTTTTAGCGTAGGCCCTGGTAGGATTtagcaatatgtgttaaaacctaGAGTTCTGGTAAGGTTTTTATAAATCATGTGATCTACACTTTCTTCACAATTATTTCTTTGGTagaaagtatttaataaaatttctattctTTTTAGGATTTTGATTGAAACgtctgcttgttttttttttttttttgggggggggggaggaagataGAATGGGTcagatgctttaattttttttattgaacatcaTTCAGTACGTTTTTAATGCTTGGAAATTCATGTAATTGACTGCCTCCACCAAGCAAtcagttatttttatgttaaGAATTTTTATGTATAGCAAGCAGTACATGCACAACATAGCTCATTTAAGATTTCTTGATTGCCTGTGATGCTAAATTAAATTATGCAAAAGCAAACTATCTGAAGGAGGAAATAAACAGTTGCTAAGTGAACTCTTTCTCTGTTTTCTAGTAGTATAAGTTAAGATCAGTTAACAAAAGGTTatcaaactaaaataaaacagaaaaaaaattaaaaaatttttttgatataataATATAGTGGCGTTACTAGAGGGCAGGGAGGGGGGCGGTTTGCCCAAGGTGTCACCCGTCTGAGGGGTGACACCCAGAGTGGAATTGCAAATTTCtggaaaatatgaagctaaaacacattttttaagactgcaaatttgaaattttcgggacccccccccccccccggactcCCTTCCTTCCACCTTGAATTATGGAGTTtatactatactcaggattaggttcatattgtcagtacttaggctgaaaattgaatgaatttcatgcttacatagaattataaaatatatttttttattttttatgtttgtttgttggcggggggggggggttacacctCAAATTACCACCTTGGgcgtcacccatgctaggtacgccaccgAGTAATAATATTATTACTACTTCTttattctgataaaaaaaaaaaatagaattaaagtGTCAAAAGATTAAAGAGATAAAAAtccagcaaaaataaattaatacttccATTATTGCCTGCTtgcaattaaaatcacaaaaaatgcTGGCTGAGAAACATAAAAACCATTTCAAGAACTaactttcagttttaaaagtAGTACTAATTTTAAAAGCGAAAAGtttatttatcccccccccctcccatcccttttttacatttttatacagATCAAActcaaatatttgttttaaatactgGTATAACTTCTAATTCCTATTTCTTTTGCAGCTTTCTTCATAGCTGTGCAAGTGTTCTTCACTTTTGGTTTTACTGCACTGCTCGTCAGCTGCATTTTGATTCTGGCTGCCCATCTCTGCATGAGTCCCGAAAAAGATGCCATGGTGGTCAGGATCATCGCCTTCCTCACAATGTTTGCGGGTAAATATGAACTATACTTCTGTTTTGAGTACTAGCAGATTCTGCTCCTTTATTTTAGGTCTGCTCAAAATGGAAACAACTCTCTTACAAGATGGTAGTCTGAAGTCAAGCgatattgttgtttttttttgttaaaattgggTGTTAAGTTAATTTGAATCTACAAACATGTTGAACAAAAATTTGTAGTTTAAGAATATAAAAGTACAACAATTTTAACCCTGGATTTTATCTTTCAAATCGGATTAAATTCATGTCACAAAAttatacaaatgtgacaaccagtaacaggctctgggcccagcttggCTGGTcttagtcagtttattagtccccaatgaagatcaacgGCCCTCTTAAAGATATCTATTCCCTTGCTCATTACAACCTCTTCTGGTAAGTGGTTccaagcatagactaataataagagtagaccgagctttcccagacttgctgatgaaaaaattggttcatggatacatcatgtgactggtggaaggcttggcgaaaactttggcagcatggttgctagatggcaacattatctctagtttggcactcgacatgtattttaatacgtaatgtgttttcattataagtttttttttccaggtgcagagattgaactgtttttcttttagttttgcattattttgacattagtaattagtttttgatcacagttttcagtaacttttatttcatttggaactgctacgtcagcgttggcgtgaacgtaatggcgtaaacgttttgcgttaacgcaaaaatgtactaatcggtatcttaaattgaaattgtaggtaaaaatcttaccgtttgccgattctttttcggcgcttgcatctttaattgctaaaagagttattgaaattgactaaagaaagtgCACactactatctaaacgaaaaactcactatattaacaaaatatttacatcttagaataacaaatttacaaatcggactccataaaagatcattcttccgtgttccatcaattctatttattttatttctcgcggcgttgatcgtctgctacgattaacgcccgctgttgctaggatatccaccaatcacatggtttggtttatgagcagcaaaagggttgccatagctcggtctactcttattattagtctatggttccaAGTGTCCACGACCTTACTAAAATAgttgtaatttttcctaattttcaggttAGCCTGAAATTTGAATTACTTAAAAACAATGACCCTTTCTCCCGCTTCTCtgaatttatgcaatattattaagaaaaaaagcataaagaacaataaaatatgaaaaatgaagtaGTTTTCTTTGGAAAGTTCCCACACCCTTCTCCTCAGTTTGGGaccaaatgaaaactttgagatcaAGAAATATTCCAGTTACAAGGTTTCGAGTTATCGCAAGTTGACTACAATGTTGAAAGATGTCATGAAAGCAGCTTCACCAATACTCTGCAAAGCTCTTAAACTCAATTCTTAACAATgacatagtttatttttttaatttttaaacattatattaatgttataaatttcaatctaaagcagatttaaattgatttgaaattgaGTGGCATTAAAGCTGCATCTTTGAAGAAAGTTCGTTTAGGTACAGTTTTCTGAAACTTGCTTTCacacatgtgaaaaaattcattttaaatgaaattaatgtaaaaaatttttgatgtgCACTTTGTGAAAGTCATTGATGAATGCTTTGACGACACAAATTTATAATTCTGtaaaggatgcaaaaagattgcagATGACAACATGTAGGTGTTGGCTGACACCATTTAAATCTCAtaccggaagttttacggatttttatttccttttccgtttttccggttatgagcaaaatcttccggatttttcacgttttgtaggaaaaaaattgtatctcgccaattttggcgctaacgattcttttgtggaacgttttaggccaagtagccaaggaaaggttgccgtaggagaatggcagaagaagtgaggcaagattatgacgtcacggagtgatacagcgcatgacttcatcgggatccaatcaaagcaagcgtcgcgccTGGCAACTAGGGGCTCAATTTCGGCGCCGATTATCTTCTCGTTCTCTCAgttcgagctgtttttgctttgttctttttttaaaatgagtaccaaatgttatttccaaacttttaaagaaagcaataaatatacagtgaaacctgtgtaagttgaccacttgcggtgcagtactttggtggtcaacttagacaggtggtcaacttataaagggggtaatgtttttttttttttttttgtcatttcttgcaccatgtattcattttttgactaattgacacttactctttccgttcaactcactttcattgtttaacattactttgaaacaataatttaaaatgttattcatatatctttagaggttattttctcagaatgacatataatgtgtcatgtaaatttaaaatttcagtaaattgatcaaaaaaaatcattgtttatgaaaagttatttgatattaatagttcctaaaaattcatagctaatatAATAATTCatagtttggcgcacttattagacactagttttggaaattccatatgtgtcagctaattttctctggatttttcccttttcaattaattttaatacttcatacttTTTAGCAATCTCAAGTtcagttcaactaactttctttttgaagccattttatgtaaaactataacataaagagcaacaagctggactcacATAGTTCTGAAAgtcagttgaaaatgaaaatgtcctatttcttaatcccttgcaccagaaatactgcaatgcaagtaacttttactctagcacaattccagtgttgccacaaaatattgcaactggaaaaaaatactttgtacttttctactgacacatgttttcattgaacagagagtacaaaaggtaatctcaaatagaacaacaaaagaaaaacaagtttggagaataaaagggttcttagtagttttccaatgtggttaaacttacaaggaggtttagttatgctgctgttttatttagttggtaaaatgctggtctggcatcaaaaatattcttggaaagctataaaaaaataataaaataaaataatttgctaaattaagttttaaaaaataaaccaagtggtcaacttacaaagggttttttacaatactccaaaccaaatttggggtacattagtggtcaagatagacaggtggtcaagatagaaaggtggtcaagttaaagaggttttccttcattatacaagataggactaattccgttcctgacaaaagcggtcaacatagacaggtggtcaacttacaaaggtggtcaactttacaggttttactgtatttactaaacgaaagtaagttcaattgatatgaaattcataactaatatattgttaaataaaaagaGGATAGGGgttctgtttgattttattttgccttaaaatcttgtggataaaaataaaaaaatcttccggattttttttctcggaggttggcaggtatgaaatcttttttttttttgaaaaaataatttaaaagtcatTTGACTAAAACCTTTTAAGCGaaacagttaaatatttatttaattaaaaacaaatttcatcttgattgaaagaaattaatatcttatataaaatatttttatcttttttccaGCTATTTGTTGCACAATAGCAGTCATAGTGTTTGGTGTTCATGGTGACGGTCGAGATTGGATGCCCGATCCAGATCATAACTACTTGTCATGGTCCTTTGCTCTAGGTGTAGTGGGTGCCTTCTTCATTTACATTGCATCTATTTTATTCTTCATCGAAGCCAGCAAAGCAAAGAAGAGGGAAGATGCTATCAACCATCACGTTTCATACCACATGGAGCAAACACACACTAAAGTTTGATTTTTAGTGTCACGTAGGACAGTGTATAAGAATTATTAAATTGTTAAGAAACTTTCAGATGCTATGGATAAATGTTTGAGGGATAGAACCTCTTCAAACACTGGTTATAACATGCTTGCTACAATTTTATGAAATAGTTTCATAATTAGTAGCATTGAGTTAATCTTATCTTAATTTGACCTTAGgcagtattaaaattattttggtttTGTCATTATGTGTTTGAGTCAAATTGCCATCCTTGTACTGCCAGCTAACTAATGACAAGCACTTTTAAATAGGAAAgcacatattttttaaaggtcAAATTCTAACTTTATTTTACCTCAACTCAGACggaataaaacatattaaaaggaaaaagtcATTTTAAAGGGGGACTAGAATCAAATTTATCAATTGCAGTCCGTCTGTTAAAATTTGACGAATAGTAGAAATGAGTCTGTTGTTCAGATTAATAGTGTGTTTTAATTCCGTCCACAATGAAACACATATTCCGTCCACATTGGTgcagaagaaaacttttttttaactaataaaaaattatacaggacatttaaatggaaaaaaaaaatgttcacttggTCACTATTACCACTTATTACTTGGTCAATTACTAGCAAAtcacccatcaaggtatgacaggtgaacaTTGCTCCTTTATTTGaaggaagcaattgcctgtttggtgatattttaatagttgaaatttttactgtaactccagtggattaaccctaaactacagtagataacgttcattattgaccactttCTCGTTCCTTCATTTTCCTAAAGTGAcaattaaaacagttaagttactggatccagttcagccttgtcaaaataaagcatttccctgcatgtcaaacattaccaaaaaatatcaaattatcatgctgtggtgagagtttcattgttgatgacgtcactaTTATATACATATGAGGATAGTGTTGTATACAcgatttgttaaattaatttatttaaataagtctAAATTAATTTTCTGGAAACAATTTTGGCAGTAAAGATTCAACTGCATAAATATTATTCGAGCCTAGATTACATGCAATtgcatttgcttattttttcatcttttgcattagtgcatataaatgcataaaaacaacaaattttttaaataaatgcatacGAGTGTTGCTgagtttttcacttttaaaaacttaaatagttaaaaacaattattttattcttcaggaagaaaaaataataataaaggaggggggggggacacatagAATGTCATTTAGTAAATATTCGTCAAAGACACAGTTaggttatattttaaaatgtttaacactATGCTTTCTAAGAAAATCtaactttaaaaatactagtTTTATCTCTACAAGATCAATTTTCCCGTTTTATGcaggagaaaacttttttttttccgctgcctcaaaatttccgaaaattttacttctcaatgtataattaCAAATATGAATTTAGTAATTAgtatttgattaaatatttttttagacaaaaaattgcaaaaagacTTTTGTACgattttatcatacatttttagCTACTGagttattttacaataaataatcaaactattttttagctatttttgttATTGTGATTTAATGCATACATATTTATGAGCATTTTTTACTCTAGAAATCATTTATTCTATTGGTGATAATGACATTCCGTCCTTTACCATGTTTCTTGAATCTCatgtaatgtatttttgtaaattgTTATACAAAAAGTTTATATCttgtcctaaaaatgcattttttacatgatattttttaaaccaacagTAATATGTTATACATGATGTTATTGAATTACATTTCTATTTATTGtactttaattcttttatttttatttcttcttaagGTGTTGGTTATGACATTACTTTGGGGAGAATATTTTGAATGTATATTTGTGTTCATTTATGCTGATGAACCCTTTTACTTTTGTGttaatttttccttcttttatctTGTTTTTCTTAGGTACAGATGTTGAAACAAAACGTTTTTATttgtacataataaaaattttctatagtacTTTGTTGTAATGTGCATCAATGAATTCTAAACATGCAGCATAGAACAATGATTTTTTAGGTTTTCATAAGCCTTATGTAAAAAGAACAGTATCTTCTTAGAGAAATGAATCAGTTTCTAATTCAGTGATTGTTTTCTGTTGATTTCCCACGTTAGGTAATTACGAGGCATACTCATGAAAAATATAGTTATTGTGAACAATTTACAGCCATACATTTATcttaaagattatatttacagcgcataccgttatggtatttttatttcttatcaatcttaaaggATGGAAATTAGTAATttgtaaattttgtaattaattgaaattttgctgtttaagtttatCTATAGAGGtgattttttcctcaaaaaaaagtgattaaaaaaacgtttttttttttaaatgtaaactttttgagttaagccttgaatgaacgcaaaagaTTGCTCAGCATGACAATGAAAATTAGTCTCCAAAACATTACATTTCACTgttgtactaaaaaaaaaaagactttaaaatgcttctgacataaatCTGATTCTTATATATAAAATGACcccttgaatccaaatatgaccaccgctTCC
This genomic interval carries:
- the LOC129228142 gene encoding uncharacterized protein LOC129228142, which produces MARFKSSSVRIAANVFAAFCFVSIFIAFVTPYWLMSDRRYYGAVFVRLGLWETCFRSFHDPSDLAMRKYYAGCRWILTDEYQKLRGFIEQPFFIAVQVFFTFGFTALLVSCILILAAHLCMSPEKDAMVVRIIAFLTMFAAICCTIAVIVFGVHGDGRDWMPDPDHNYLSWSFALGVVGAFFIYIASILFFIEASKAKKREDAINHHVSYHMEQTHTKV